A region of Paenibacillus sp. 37 DNA encodes the following proteins:
- a CDS encoding alpha-glucosidase/alpha-galactosidase, whose product MTFKVAFIGAGSIGFTRGLLRDLLTVPEFNNIEIAFCDINQHNLDMVTELCQRDIRENGLNIQIQPTTDRKEALKDAKYVLCTIRVGGLEAFATDVDIPLKYGVDQCVGDTLCAGGIMYGQRGIAEMLDICKDIREHSAPDVLLLNYSNPMAMLTWACNKYGGVRTIGLCHGVQHGHHQIAEAFGLKKSEVDIVCAGINHQTWYIQASHEGKDLTGDLLEAFEKHPEYSRTEKVRIDMLRRFGYYSTESNGHLSEYVPWYRKRPEEINEWIDLGNWINGETGGYLRVCTEGRNWFETDFPNWMKDEPMQFIPEKRGEEHGSYIIEGLETGRVYRGHFNTVNNGVISNLPDDAIIEAPGYVDRNGISMPHVGDLPLGPAAVCNVSISVQRLAVEAAVNGDDQLLRQAFMMDPLVGAVCNPKEIWQMVDEMLVAQAQWLPQYGEAIVAAEARLAAGNLIPTKSYEGAARLKVKTVEEMQQDRDAANKNAGESDKGKDREKVQQ is encoded by the coding sequence ATGACGTTTAAAGTGGCGTTTATCGGGGCAGGAAGTATTGGATTTACACGGGGATTGCTAAGGGATTTGCTGACGGTACCAGAGTTTAACAACATTGAAATTGCATTCTGTGATATTAACCAGCACAATCTCGATATGGTGACTGAGCTATGTCAGCGGGATATCCGTGAGAATGGATTGAATATTCAGATTCAGCCGACAACGGATCGGAAAGAAGCGTTGAAAGATGCGAAGTACGTACTGTGTACGATTCGTGTTGGGGGACTGGAAGCTTTTGCAACAGATGTGGATATTCCACTGAAATACGGGGTAGACCAATGTGTCGGCGATACGCTGTGTGCAGGTGGCATTATGTATGGACAACGCGGAATCGCTGAGATGTTGGATATCTGTAAAGATATTCGTGAACATAGCGCACCTGACGTGCTGCTCTTGAACTATTCCAATCCGATGGCGATGCTCACATGGGCCTGCAATAAGTATGGCGGTGTGCGGACGATCGGACTGTGTCATGGGGTACAACATGGTCATCATCAGATTGCTGAAGCTTTTGGATTGAAAAAGAGTGAAGTGGATATTGTCTGTGCCGGCATCAACCATCAGACTTGGTATATTCAGGCTTCTCATGAAGGTAAAGATCTTACAGGTGATCTGCTCGAAGCTTTTGAGAAACATCCAGAGTACAGCCGTACCGAAAAAGTACGGATCGATATGCTGCGCCGCTTCGGATACTACAGTACGGAATCGAATGGTCACCTGAGTGAATATGTGCCGTGGTACCGCAAACGTCCGGAAGAGATCAACGAATGGATCGACCTGGGCAACTGGATCAATGGAGAGACAGGTGGCTATCTGCGGGTATGTACGGAGGGGCGCAACTGGTTCGAGACTGATTTTCCTAATTGGATGAAGGATGAACCGATGCAATTCATTCCGGAAAAACGGGGCGAGGAGCATGGTTCCTATATTATCGAAGGGCTGGAGACGGGACGTGTCTATCGTGGACATTTCAATACCGTTAATAATGGAGTCATCTCGAACCTGCCAGATGATGCGATTATTGAAGCACCGGGATATGTGGATCGCAACGGCATTTCCATGCCGCATGTAGGCGATTTGCCACTGGGACCAGCCGCGGTATGTAATGTGAGCATTTCCGTGCAACGGCTTGCGGTTGAAGCTGCTGTGAACGGAGACGACCAATTACTTCGTCAGGCGTTCATGATGGACCCGCTCGTGGGTGCCGTATGTAACCCAAAAGAGATCTGGCAGATGGTCGACGAAATGCTGGTTGCACAGGCTCAGTGGTTGCCGCAGTATGGTGAAGCTATTGTAGCCGCTGAAGCAAGGCTGGCTGCTGGCAATCTGATTCCGACGAAGTCGTATGAAGGGGCTGCACGTCTTAAAGTAAAAACCGTTGAAGAAATGCAACAGGATCGGGATGCTGCCAACAAAAACGCAGGTGAATCCGATAAAGGCAAAGATCGTGAGAAAGTACAGCAGTAG
- a CDS encoding PadR family transcriptional regulator — protein sequence MDVQVINSDLIRGNIDPIILSVLIPADNYGYSIIKEIYRKSGEQFELKEPTLYSSLKRLEKSGYVESYWGGETQGGRRKYYRITVQGLEAYREQVQAWQAAKALIDCMIVTGEKGDEDL from the coding sequence ATGGATGTGCAAGTGATTAACAGTGATCTGATTCGGGGCAATATTGACCCCATCATTCTCAGTGTACTTATACCCGCAGATAACTATGGCTACAGCATCATTAAGGAAATCTATCGCAAGAGCGGAGAACAGTTTGAACTGAAGGAACCCACGCTTTATTCCAGTTTGAAGAGGCTGGAGAAGAGTGGATATGTGGAGTCCTACTGGGGGGGAGAGACACAGGGAGGACGACGCAAATATTACCGAATTACAGTGCAAGGCCTCGAAGCCTATAGAGAGCAGGTTCAAGCTTGGCAGGCAGCCAAGGCACTGATTGATTGCATGATTGTCACTGGAGAAAAAGGAGATGAAGACCTATGA
- a CDS encoding permease prefix domain 1-containing protein: MRLEARINRHVNRLFAHGPDTLDNRELKEEIHSNLAARIDDYISQGMTEEKAFQTAIQHIAGMDQVMSGHRRVQRVPYWTALLQSALIYSLIAWIITIPTRVVMQGSAINNLLMLVSLLVGGAYVLYMLTNRTNDPATSVQTTVIRTHAFMQWNRRIWWLWAVFMIVLWGTQAALRFGSNIWFNRPIQVDGPYQFAVMAIAFAIPLLSVIIPLVVHRAYRIISKYEVSDVS, encoded by the coding sequence ATGAGATTGGAAGCTCGCATCAACCGTCATGTGAATCGTCTGTTCGCTCACGGACCAGATACATTGGACAATCGAGAATTAAAAGAAGAAATTCACAGTAATCTCGCTGCGCGGATTGACGATTATATCTCGCAGGGGATGACTGAAGAGAAGGCGTTCCAGACTGCCATTCAGCATATCGCTGGTATGGATCAAGTGATGAGTGGCCATCGAAGGGTACAACGTGTTCCTTACTGGACAGCGTTGTTGCAGTCTGCTCTGATTTATAGCCTTATAGCCTGGATCATAACCATTCCAACGAGAGTGGTGATGCAAGGCTCCGCCATAAACAACCTGCTTATGCTCGTGAGCCTCCTTGTTGGGGGGGCATATGTATTGTATATGTTGACCAACAGGACGAATGATCCAGCAACTTCAGTGCAAACCACAGTGATTCGAACCCATGCCTTCATGCAGTGGAATCGCAGAATTTGGTGGTTGTGGGCGGTGTTCATGATTGTACTATGGGGAACGCAGGCGGCGTTGCGATTTGGAAGCAACATCTGGTTTAATCGACCCATTCAAGTGGATGGACCTTATCAGTTTGCTGTGATGGCGATTGCCTTTGCTATCCCGTTACTGAGCGTTATTATTCCTTTGGTAGTGCATCGTGCGTATCGGATCATTAGCAAATATGAAGTGAGTGATGTGTCATGA
- a CDS encoding DUF4825 domain-containing protein, with protein sequence MRGKNIWIIALIVLGVVGLVFVEGFVNPRNEAKQNRYEAEQQNPLTHDFTALAKYRSPYMGDNSNLSHLNQALPLRERLNGYQLYPETFTAQVNYSLNTHEMDAEELERILVYNAIANFVMIDNLEQVVYQLENTSHILRREAAQQWTGRELKELQNPELWNSIVRDKLVEPVQVKEAFSQIVDN encoded by the coding sequence ATGAGAGGGAAAAATATATGGATTATTGCACTCATTGTTCTCGGTGTGGTTGGCCTCGTGTTCGTTGAGGGGTTCGTTAATCCGAGGAACGAGGCAAAGCAGAATCGATATGAAGCAGAACAGCAAAATCCGCTGACGCATGATTTTACCGCCTTAGCCAAATATCGCAGTCCCTATATGGGTGATAATTCAAACCTTAGTCATCTGAATCAGGCTTTACCATTACGTGAAAGATTGAATGGTTACCAACTGTACCCGGAGACGTTCACGGCTCAAGTGAATTATAGCTTGAATACGCATGAGATGGATGCAGAGGAACTTGAGCGGATACTGGTATATAATGCGATTGCTAACTTTGTGATGATCGATAATCTGGAGCAGGTCGTCTACCAGTTAGAGAATACAAGCCATATCTTACGTCGTGAAGCCGCCCAACAATGGACAGGTAGGGAATTAAAGGAGCTTCAGAACCCGGAATTATGGAATTCGATTGTACGCGACAAGCTGGTGGAACCGGTACAAGTGAAAGAAGCTTTTTCACAAATTGTTGACAATTAA
- a CDS encoding amino acid ABC transporter substrate-binding protein, whose translation MRKKAILLLFISICVLIVAGCSSSASKDDNTIVVGIDDKFAPMGFRDEQNEIVGFDIDYARAAAEKMGKEITFQPIDWSSKESELNSGRIDMIWNGYTITDERKEKVLFTKPYLENSQVAITLADSPITKLDELDGKNVGLQALSSAADALAASPLKDKVKASEFKDNVLALTDLKTKRLDAVIIDEVVARYYMSKEEGTFKLLDESLAPEQYGIGIKKGNEELLNQLQKALDELNADGTAAKISTQWLGEDKVLK comes from the coding sequence TTGAGAAAAAAAGCGATTCTACTATTATTCATTAGTATATGTGTATTGATTGTGGCTGGTTGTTCCAGTTCCGCAAGCAAAGACGATAACACGATTGTTGTAGGGATTGACGATAAGTTTGCTCCAATGGGCTTCCGGGACGAGCAGAATGAAATTGTTGGTTTTGATATTGATTACGCACGAGCTGCAGCGGAGAAAATGGGTAAAGAAATTACATTCCAACCAATCGACTGGTCTTCCAAAGAGTCAGAGCTGAACAGTGGCCGGATCGATATGATCTGGAACGGGTACACCATTACGGATGAGCGTAAAGAGAAAGTGCTCTTCACGAAGCCGTATTTGGAAAATAGTCAGGTCGCGATTACCTTGGCAGACTCGCCAATTACAAAGCTGGATGAACTCGATGGTAAAAATGTGGGATTACAGGCATTGTCCTCGGCGGCAGATGCACTGGCAGCTAGTCCCCTGAAGGATAAAGTAAAAGCTTCCGAATTTAAGGATAACGTGCTTGCACTGACGGATCTGAAGACAAAACGTCTGGATGCGGTCATCATTGATGAAGTGGTAGCGAGATACTACATGTCCAAAGAAGAGGGAACATTTAAACTGCTGGATGAATCTCTTGCACCGGAACAATATGGCATTGGTATCAAAAAAGGCAATGAAGAGCTTCTGAATCAGCTGCAAAAAGCGCTGGATGAGCTGAATGCAGATGGAACAGCAGCTAAGATCTCCACTCAATGGTTGGGTGAAGACAAGGTTCTGAAATAG
- a CDS encoding amino acid ABC transporter permease has product MSWDYLSTILKPMLEGAQTTIFMFLLAIVLSVPLGFAVTLAMRSQIKLLAWIAHTYVYVMRGTPLLLQILFFCFGLPLLPVIGEYLVFDRFVAAGIAFILNYAAYFAEIFRGGLLSIDKGQHEAAKVLGLTKWQTMTKVIIPQMIRVVLPATANESITLIKDTALLYAVAVPELLYYAQAAVNRDLQLIPFFVAAVMYLLMTLVLTVLFKALEKRFSFE; this is encoded by the coding sequence ATGAGTTGGGATTATCTATCGACCATTTTAAAACCGATGCTAGAGGGTGCGCAGACCACCATTTTCATGTTCTTGCTCGCGATCGTGTTATCCGTGCCGCTTGGATTTGCGGTCACGCTTGCGATGAGAAGCCAGATTAAACTACTGGCATGGATTGCCCATACGTATGTATATGTGATGCGAGGAACACCGCTACTGCTCCAAATTCTATTCTTCTGCTTCGGTTTACCGTTGCTGCCGGTGATTGGAGAGTATCTGGTGTTTGATCGCTTTGTAGCAGCGGGGATTGCGTTCATCCTGAACTATGCGGCGTACTTCGCTGAAATCTTCAGGGGCGGACTGCTTTCCATTGATAAAGGTCAACATGAGGCAGCGAAGGTACTGGGGTTAACAAAGTGGCAAACGATGACTAAAGTCATTATTCCTCAGATGATTCGTGTAGTATTGCCTGCAACGGCCAATGAGTCCATTACGCTCATCAAGGATACGGCACTGCTCTATGCCGTGGCTGTACCTGAGCTGTTGTATTACGCCCAAGCGGCGGTAAATCGCGACTTGCAGCTGATCCCTTTCTTCGTGGCAGCGGTTATGTATCTACTCATGACACTCGTGCTCACGGTGCTGTTCAAGGCACTGGAGAAGCGGTTTTCATTTGAATAA
- a CDS encoding amino acid ABC transporter ATP-binding protein: MTHIIEVNQLRKSFGTLDVLKQVSFNVEPGEVIAVIGPSGSGKSTMLRSLIHLEDISGGTIRIQDQTLVDNGRYAGAADIRKMTDRMGMVFQHFNLFPHLTVQANLELAPKTLKKESLAIIRNRSLELLGKVGLSDKADAYPANLSGGQKQRVAIARALMMQPDILLFDEPTSALDPELTGEVLRVIKQLAQENMTMMIVTHEMGFARDVADRVFFMDNGEIAEAGPPEQIFGNPKLARTRTFLQRVEVEG; this comes from the coding sequence ATGACACATATAATAGAAGTAAATCAGTTGAGAAAATCATTCGGTACACTTGATGTGCTGAAACAGGTATCCTTCAACGTGGAACCAGGCGAAGTAATTGCCGTCATCGGGCCTTCGGGCTCGGGGAAAAGTACGATGCTGCGCAGCCTGATTCATCTGGAGGATATTTCGGGCGGAACAATTCGTATTCAGGATCAGACGTTGGTTGATAATGGCCGTTACGCGGGTGCCGCAGATATTCGCAAGATGACGGATCGCATGGGCATGGTGTTCCAGCATTTCAACTTGTTCCCGCATCTGACTGTACAAGCTAATCTGGAACTCGCACCAAAGACGTTGAAAAAAGAAAGCTTGGCAATCATCCGGAATCGCAGTCTGGAATTACTCGGCAAAGTAGGGCTGTCGGACAAGGCTGACGCGTATCCAGCCAATCTGTCCGGTGGACAGAAACAACGTGTAGCTATTGCCCGCGCACTCATGATGCAGCCCGACATTCTCCTGTTTGATGAGCCGACGTCGGCACTCGATCCCGAACTGACGGGAGAGGTGCTGCGTGTCATCAAACAGCTTGCGCAGGAGAACATGACCATGATGATCGTCACGCATGAGATGGGCTTTGCCCGTGACGTTGCGGATCGTGTATTTTTCATGGATAACGGGGAGATTGCAGAGGCGGGACCGCCAGAACAGATCTTCGGCAATCCAAAGCTTGCGCGTACCCGGACATTTTTGCAGCGGGTGGAAGTGGAAGGATAA
- a CDS encoding DUF4190 domain-containing protein, translating to MEHRENDVDRYYNDTLPPPPYVVPKTNSKSIVSLVLGILSVTIPYVGILIGIAAIIFASLAFKEIRVRMEQGRGLAIAGLVCGIIGTAMYVLLIAFVLLFTFAVTGFDMYSTY from the coding sequence TTGGAACATCGCGAAAATGATGTAGATCGTTATTATAACGACACATTGCCACCACCGCCTTATGTAGTACCAAAGACCAATAGTAAGTCGATTGTATCACTTGTTTTGGGGATTCTGTCCGTCACGATTCCTTACGTGGGAATTTTAATCGGAATCGCCGCGATTATATTTGCATCTTTGGCCTTCAAAGAGATCAGAGTTCGCATGGAGCAAGGCAGAGGATTAGCCATTGCTGGACTTGTTTGTGGAATAATCGGTACGGCGATGTATGTATTACTTATTGCATTCGTGCTATTGTTTACTTTCGCTGTCACAGGCTTTGATATGTACTCTACATACTAG
- a CDS encoding YhgE/Pip family protein — MKSFHVFGQDLKSAFKKPKVFIPILVVLFIPVLYSGLFLNAFWDPYGKMNELPVAVVNTDQGAVYNDKSLEVGQNLVDELKKSDDFDWQFVTREQAEQGMQDNMYYMTIVIPEDFSTKATTLMDEHPEPADLIYEPNEGYNFLAGQIGGTAVKQIRSKVAAKVTESYTETLLDQIEKISGGLADAGDGAGQIHDGAIKLDDGTATLKENLSKLAAGTDKLETGIVPLKEGASTLAQGTRDLHTGASALSSGLSQLAAAGTKLSDGATQAETGGKQLQAGIQSAQEGAAKLDAGLAASEEGSAKLTAGLQSSVVGSGKVSEGAKAVAQGLAQLAEASPELAASPAMKQLLAASQAVAAGSEQVYQGGQQLVAGSQNLYAAQQQLHQGSSQLVQGEQQLVQGATQLSAGHEKLATGLQQFNSKLSEAASGGAKLADGSGQLNAGAGKLVAGVSQLTDGITTLADGSHKLDDGAGQLKEGTLKLTDGSGELATKLNEAAEQTASVKKTDELVTMYAEPVQVDEHKYNEVPNYGTGFSPYFLSLGLFVGALIATLVVPTRGSTVSEASGWNRFVSKTLAFTLMSAVQSLLASWLVLYSLGLEVQSVPLFLLFSFVTSLSFMYIIQALVTWLENPGRFLAILMLIFQLTTSAGTFPLELIPNWLKVFNPWLPMTYSVTGYKAVISSGQFGVAWDQIGILCIFALMGLAGTLTYFLMHRTTENENVSSEVAIHL, encoded by the coding sequence ATGAAATCATTCCACGTATTTGGGCAGGATCTGAAGTCCGCCTTCAAGAAACCAAAAGTATTTATTCCGATTCTCGTTGTACTGTTCATTCCGGTATTGTATAGTGGCCTGTTCCTGAATGCATTCTGGGACCCCTATGGCAAAATGAATGAATTACCTGTAGCCGTGGTCAACACGGATCAGGGCGCAGTCTACAATGACAAATCACTGGAGGTCGGTCAGAATCTCGTCGATGAATTGAAAAAAAGTGATGATTTCGACTGGCAATTCGTGACTCGTGAACAAGCAGAACAAGGCATGCAAGACAACATGTATTATATGACGATTGTGATTCCGGAGGACTTTTCCACCAAAGCAACAACCCTGATGGATGAGCACCCCGAGCCGGCCGACCTGATCTACGAACCCAATGAAGGATACAACTTCCTCGCAGGTCAGATTGGTGGCACGGCGGTCAAACAAATTCGCTCCAAAGTCGCTGCCAAAGTCACAGAATCGTATACCGAAACGTTATTGGATCAGATCGAAAAAATCTCTGGCGGTTTGGCGGATGCAGGGGATGGCGCAGGTCAGATTCATGATGGTGCGATCAAGCTGGATGACGGTACTGCTACATTAAAAGAGAACCTGTCCAAACTGGCCGCTGGCACCGACAAGCTGGAAACCGGCATAGTTCCGTTAAAAGAAGGTGCGTCCACTCTCGCCCAAGGCACACGTGATCTTCATACGGGCGCGAGTGCCCTTTCCAGTGGGCTGTCCCAACTCGCAGCAGCAGGTACGAAGCTGAGTGATGGAGCAACCCAGGCTGAAACTGGCGGCAAACAGCTACAGGCTGGCATTCAATCTGCTCAAGAAGGCGCAGCTAAGCTAGATGCTGGATTGGCGGCTTCCGAGGAAGGCAGCGCAAAGCTGACTGCTGGGCTGCAAAGTTCTGTTGTGGGCAGTGGCAAAGTTAGCGAGGGGGCAAAAGCGGTTGCGCAAGGTCTTGCCCAATTAGCCGAAGCGAGTCCAGAACTGGCCGCAAGTCCAGCTATGAAGCAGCTCCTGGCAGCAAGTCAGGCAGTTGCCGCTGGTAGCGAGCAGGTGTATCAGGGCGGGCAACAATTGGTCGCAGGCAGTCAAAACCTGTACGCTGCACAGCAGCAACTGCATCAAGGCAGCAGCCAGTTGGTACAGGGTGAACAACAACTCGTACAAGGTGCCACGCAATTATCCGCCGGACATGAAAAGCTTGCGACGGGACTACAGCAATTCAATTCCAAATTATCCGAAGCAGCGTCTGGAGGAGCCAAACTTGCGGACGGTTCAGGTCAATTGAATGCGGGTGCAGGCAAGTTGGTTGCGGGTGTAAGCCAACTTACAGATGGAATCACAACCCTTGCAGATGGCTCACATAAGCTGGATGACGGTGCAGGTCAGTTAAAAGAGGGTACGCTCAAATTAACCGACGGCTCTGGCGAACTTGCCACTAAGCTCAATGAAGCGGCTGAGCAGACGGCTAGTGTGAAAAAGACCGATGAACTGGTAACCATGTATGCAGAGCCTGTTCAGGTCGATGAGCATAAATATAATGAGGTACCCAATTATGGTACAGGATTCTCGCCATACTTCCTGTCACTGGGGCTGTTTGTCGGGGCATTGATTGCCACTTTGGTTGTGCCAACTCGCGGCAGCACGGTTAGCGAGGCAAGTGGCTGGAATCGTTTTGTGAGCAAAACGCTGGCTTTCACACTCATGAGTGCTGTGCAATCCCTGCTTGCTTCATGGCTCGTATTGTACAGCTTGGGTCTGGAAGTTCAGAGCGTTCCGTTGTTCCTCTTGTTCAGCTTTGTGACCAGTCTAAGCTTCATGTACATCATTCAGGCTTTGGTGACTTGGCTGGAAAATCCGGGACGATTCCTCGCCATTCTGATGCTGATCTTCCAGCTCACCACCAGTGCGGGCACTTTCCCGCTCGAACTGATTCCAAACTGGTTGAAGGTGTTTAATCCATGGCTGCCTATGACCTATTCGGTAACAGGTTATAAAGCAGTTATCTCAAGCGGACAGTTCGGCGTGGCTTGGGATCAGATCGGTATTCTCTGCATCTTCGCTCTAATGGGTCTGGCAGGAACTTTAACGTACTTCCTGATGCACCGGACCACGGAGAACGAAAACGTCAGCAGTGAAGTCGCAATTCACCTGTAA
- a CDS encoding TetR/AcrR family transcriptional regulator, with protein MKTIDRRQQVMDSAEKSFALFGYKATTMEQVARLANVGKGTIYTFFENKEELFSEILRSIIADMRQITEQTVKEENSFLDNVHMSMDSLLEYREEHELLIKLFQEVNEFGTPQAKEGLQQVETAILEYLERQVSRAMELEQIRRDDPKLVSFVLLKLYVTLTSDWNKAHPTLHKDQIKDFVGLFLKNGLSPT; from the coding sequence ATGAAAACGATAGATCGAAGGCAACAGGTGATGGATTCTGCCGAGAAATCCTTTGCCTTGTTTGGCTACAAGGCCACAACGATGGAGCAGGTTGCGAGACTTGCCAATGTGGGCAAGGGAACGATCTATACTTTTTTCGAAAATAAAGAAGAACTGTTCAGCGAGATTCTGCGCTCGATCATTGCGGATATGAGACAGATTACAGAGCAGACGGTGAAGGAAGAGAACTCCTTTCTGGATAACGTGCATATGAGCATGGACTCTCTGCTGGAGTACCGGGAGGAACATGAGCTGTTGATCAAGCTCTTTCAGGAGGTTAACGAGTTCGGTACTCCGCAAGCCAAGGAAGGTTTGCAGCAAGTGGAGACAGCCATTCTCGAATATTTGGAGCGTCAGGTCAGCCGTGCCATGGAGTTAGAGCAGATTCGGAGGGATGATCCCAAGTTGGTTTCTTTTGTCCTGCTGAAGCTGTATGTCACCTTAACCTCAGATTGGAACAAAGCGCATCCTACGTTGCACAAAGATCAGATCAAGGATTTTGTGGGCCTCTTTCTCAAGAATGGCTTATCCCCCACCTAG
- a CDS encoding methyl-accepting chemotaxis protein, with protein MPFFIKNLVISFGSIMLIGVILITAAYQLQKNILVEQLHDQATVITQKWYDDLDTAKVAEAAKEKSYAGPVQLEMKTYLDSIHEFYPNIAQAYIFGSELEQGNGTSIIAIPTNLLEPFEQDNLPAGAMYPLPQNNVVVLEQMKKDGKPAFSDFYTDDYGTWTTLIYPINNADGSMYAALYFDVDASAVPKGLNKLLTYGLMFLIGFLILFMVLQFILLKRTLLPIRNLMKGIEEVSTGNLDVTIDTGRDDLGIINEKFNAMIHRFNTTIYKVQNTSHHLSESSKQLLGISEKNNVNIQSISTNIREISTGLVSQDKATVENARAMTEMSTVVQTIASSSADVADEALSMEQRSSTGNVVMQQVIEQMRLISGAVQNTSNSIQSLENNSNQISNIVNVITEIAGQTNLLALNASIEAARAGEEGRGFAVVAGEVRNLAEQSQESAKQIRQLIEEIQRDIMQSSEAMQLGSKEVTKGLEVTQETGVFFENILTATNKVANQIQDISSSTEEISASTQEMSATADELSANVSKAASSSKQIEQSIDEQEASMAAIVSASDELSVVSEQLQELISFFKVRAE; from the coding sequence ATGCCTTTCTTTATCAAAAATTTGGTGATTTCATTTGGCAGCATCATGTTGATCGGTGTAATCCTGATTACTGCCGCGTATCAATTGCAAAAAAATATCTTGGTTGAACAGTTGCACGACCAGGCTACCGTCATCACCCAGAAATGGTACGATGATCTCGACACTGCCAAAGTGGCAGAAGCAGCTAAGGAAAAAAGCTACGCCGGTCCTGTACAGCTGGAAATGAAAACTTATCTCGATTCCATCCATGAATTCTATCCAAACATCGCGCAAGCGTACATTTTTGGTTCAGAACTCGAGCAAGGAAACGGAACGTCCATCATCGCGATTCCAACGAACCTGTTGGAACCATTCGAGCAAGACAATCTGCCCGCAGGTGCCATGTACCCACTGCCTCAGAATAACGTTGTGGTGCTGGAACAGATGAAAAAGGACGGAAAGCCGGCCTTCAGTGATTTCTACACCGATGACTACGGAACTTGGACTACTCTGATCTATCCGATTAATAACGCAGATGGCTCCATGTACGCCGCTCTTTACTTCGATGTAGATGCAAGCGCCGTTCCAAAAGGTCTGAACAAACTGCTTACGTACGGTTTGATGTTCCTGATCGGTTTCCTGATCCTGTTTATGGTGTTGCAATTCATTTTGCTGAAAAGAACGTTGCTTCCGATCCGCAATCTGATGAAAGGTATCGAAGAAGTCAGCACGGGTAATCTGGACGTAACCATCGATACCGGGCGAGATGATCTGGGTATCATCAATGAGAAGTTTAATGCGATGATCCATCGCTTCAATACAACCATCTATAAAGTACAGAATACTTCACATCACCTCTCGGAATCTTCCAAGCAATTACTGGGCATTTCCGAGAAAAATAATGTGAACATTCAATCCATCAGCACCAATATTCGAGAAATATCTACTGGACTGGTGTCACAAGACAAAGCCACTGTGGAGAACGCACGTGCCATGACAGAGATGTCAACGGTAGTGCAGACGATCGCCAGCAGCTCAGCCGATGTGGCAGATGAAGCACTTAGCATGGAGCAGCGCTCCAGCACAGGTAATGTGGTGATGCAACAAGTCATTGAACAGATGCGCCTGATCTCCGGTGCGGTGCAAAATACGTCAAACTCGATTCAGTCTTTGGAGAATAACTCGAATCAGATTAGCAACATTGTTAACGTGATTACGGAGATTGCTGGACAAACCAACTTGCTTGCACTTAACGCTTCGATCGAGGCGGCCCGCGCAGGTGAAGAAGGAAGAGGTTTTGCGGTGGTTGCAGGGGAGGTACGTAACCTGGCAGAGCAATCACAGGAATCAGCGAAGCAAATTCGACAGTTGATTGAAGAAATTCAACGGGATATCATGCAGTCTTCCGAGGCGATGCAGTTGGGTTCCAAGGAAGTTACCAAAGGCTTGGAAGTTACCCAAGAGACTGGCGTATTCTTCGAGAATATTCTGACTGCTACGAATAAAGTTGCAAATCAGATTCAGGATATCTCCAGTTCTACGGAAGAGATCTCGGCAAGCACACAGGAAATGTCTGCCACGGCCGATGAACTGTCTGCCAATGTCAGCAAGGCAGCAAGCAGCAGTAAACAAATTGAGCAGTCCATTGATGAGCAGGAAGCCTCCATGGCAGCCATTGTGAGTGCCTCCGATGAGCTCTCGGTTGTATCCGAGCAACTGCAAGAACTGATCTCATTCTTTAAAGTACGCGCAGAATAG
- a CDS encoding tautomerase family protein — MPEITIRLYEGRTDEQKQEIVEVFTRELSRIIDREPDYISIEFNEIPWDENVPDNLRSAQSQKQGGEKT, encoded by the coding sequence ATGCCAGAAATTACGATCAGATTGTATGAAGGCAGGACGGATGAGCAAAAGCAGGAGATAGTGGAGGTGTTCACACGTGAGCTCTCGCGTATTATCGACCGTGAGCCGGATTACATTTCCATCGAATTCAATGAAATCCCATGGGACGAGAACGTTCCTGATAACTTGAGAAGTGCGCAATCACAGAAGCAGGGAGGGGAGAAGACGTGA